A genomic stretch from Methylophilus medardicus includes:
- the rfaD gene encoding ADP-glyceromanno-heptose 6-epimerase, which produces MIIITGGAGMIGSIMAWHLNNKLGRQDLVIVDRITHESQWQNLVHRHYAEYLDKDQLFDFLEDNDDITAVIHMGAISATTERDFNKLVADNMHYSQDLWSWCAEYEVPFFYASSAATYGGGEHGYDDASIAQLRPLNGYGYSKHFFDQWVLQQVAQKQVTPPAWAGFKFFNVYGPNEYHKERMASVAYHTFNQFSETGTMRLFKGTKAGVEDGMQLRDFVYVKDVADVMGFFLEAALKNKPVASAIYNIGTGQARSFKDLATSVMTSMAREPNITYIDMPQDLQGKYQYFTQAEMQKLRQAGYKKPFTTLEEGVKDYVQNYLLQDDPYA; this is translated from the coding sequence ATGATCATTATTACCGGTGGTGCAGGCATGATAGGTTCTATCATGGCTTGGCATTTAAACAACAAACTGGGTCGGCAAGACCTGGTGATCGTTGACCGCATCACGCATGAAAGCCAATGGCAAAACCTGGTGCATCGCCACTATGCTGAATATCTGGACAAAGACCAATTATTCGACTTTTTAGAAGACAATGACGACATCACTGCGGTGATCCACATGGGGGCGATCAGCGCCACCACTGAGCGTGATTTCAATAAGCTGGTCGCCGATAACATGCACTACTCGCAGGATTTGTGGTCCTGGTGTGCCGAGTATGAAGTCCCGTTCTTTTACGCCAGCTCTGCGGCCACATATGGTGGTGGCGAGCATGGGTATGACGATGCCAGCATTGCCCAACTGCGGCCACTCAACGGTTACGGCTATTCAAAACACTTTTTTGATCAATGGGTGTTACAGCAAGTTGCCCAAAAACAAGTGACGCCCCCGGCCTGGGCAGGTTTCAAGTTTTTTAATGTTTATGGGCCTAATGAGTACCATAAAGAGCGTATGGCCAGCGTGGCCTATCACACCTTTAACCAGTTTAGCGAAACCGGCACCATGCGCTTATTCAAGGGCACCAAGGCAGGTGTCGAAGACGGCATGCAATTGCGTGACTTTGTGTATGTCAAAGATGTGGCAGATGTCATGGGCTTTTTTCTTGAAGCAGCGCTCAAAAACAAACCAGTTGCCAGTGCAATTTATAATATTGGGACTGGCCAAGCCCGCAGTTTCAAAGATCTTGCGACCAGCGTCATGACCAGTATGGCGCGAGAGCCGAATATCACCTACATCGATATGCCGCAAGACTTACAAGGCAAATATCAATACTTTACCCAAGCAGAAATGCAGAAATTGCGTCAAGCTGGCTATAAAAAACCTTTCACTACATTGGAAGAAGGCGTGAAAGATTACGTGCAGAACTACTTGCTGCAAGATGATCCTTACGCGTAA
- a CDS encoding D-sedoheptulose-7-phosphate isomerase, whose translation MNHIEYLKGEHAAHVAMFQALTPLFAQIGEVGNLLRDCIQRGGKILLCGNGGSAADSQHIAAEIVGRFKKERKGLPSIALTTDTSILTSVGNDYGYDYIFARQVEALCRPEDVLIGLTTSGNSANVVRAIETANEIGATTIGLTGGSGGKMNTLCTHNIVVPSGVTARIQEAHIFIGHCLCEILES comes from the coding sequence ATGAACCATATTGAATACCTCAAAGGCGAACATGCAGCGCACGTCGCGATGTTTCAGGCGTTGACACCGCTGTTTGCACAGATCGGTGAAGTCGGCAACCTGCTACGCGACTGTATTCAGCGCGGCGGCAAGATTCTGCTTTGCGGCAATGGGGGCAGTGCGGCAGACAGCCAGCATATTGCAGCAGAAATCGTTGGCCGTTTTAAAAAAGAGCGCAAAGGCCTGCCCTCTATCGCACTCACAACGGATACGTCTATTCTGACATCGGTAGGCAATGACTACGGCTACGACTATATTTTTGCGCGTCAAGTAGAGGCGTTGTGCCGTCCTGAAGATGTACTCATCGGGCTCACCACCAGTGGCAATAGTGCCAATGTGGTCCGTGCCATCGAAACGGCTAATGAGATTGGCGCGACGACCATCGGCCTCACCGGCGGTAGCGGTGGCAAAATGAATACCTTGTGCACGCATAATATCGTGGTGCCTTCCGGCGTGACTGCCCGCATTCAAGAGGCGCATATTTTTATCGGTCACTGCCTGTGTGAAATTCTGGAATCCTAA
- the hldE gene encoding bifunctional D-glycero-beta-D-manno-heptose-7-phosphate kinase/D-glycero-beta-D-manno-heptose 1-phosphate adenylyltransferase HldE, producing MTGTLLNSQLAAVVAHFGEQKKHVLVIGDVMLDRYLMGEVNRISPEAPVPVVLIKSEQQRAGGAANVAANLALLGIQTRMIGLIGHDHEGQRLTAAMSEYGIDIDAMITTPTRPTIAKTRILGGHQQMLRLDQEVTSTLSADEIREVMQAITSALQQQPALVILSDYAKGLLTEQVCQSVIHYGREHHIPVLVDPKGRNYDKYRGATALTPNKKETAEACDTHTADATLIDKASALKTGLALDFLAVTRGEEGITLITDNTEHLGATAKQVFDVSGAGDTVIATLAAGLIHGLSPLDSLSLANIAAGVVVGKVGTVPITKADLMDAIASAQGSQQAHKISDLPALMQKVASWKQQGQKIVFTNGCFDLLHAGHVSYLEGAKQRGDKLILGLNTDRSVSALKGPTRPVVNEQDRARVLAALESIDAVILFDEDTPLALIQAIQPNVIAKGSDYSAEQVVGGKEVLSWGGEIALIDLVEGRSTTNLIKKMHA from the coding sequence ATGACTGGCACTTTACTGAATAGTCAGCTGGCCGCCGTGGTGGCCCATTTTGGTGAGCAAAAAAAACACGTACTGGTGATTGGCGACGTCATGCTGGACCGTTACCTAATGGGAGAAGTGAATCGCATTTCTCCAGAGGCGCCAGTGCCGGTCGTGCTTATTAAATCCGAGCAACAGCGCGCAGGCGGTGCTGCCAACGTTGCCGCAAACCTAGCCTTGCTTGGCATCCAAACACGCATGATCGGTTTAATCGGTCACGACCACGAGGGTCAGCGACTAACCGCAGCCATGTCGGAGTATGGCATTGATATCGATGCCATGATTACCACCCCGACCCGACCGACCATCGCTAAAACGCGCATTCTGGGCGGACATCAACAAATGCTGCGGCTGGATCAGGAAGTCACCAGCACGCTCTCTGCCGATGAAATCCGCGAGGTCATGCAGGCCATCACTTCTGCTCTGCAACAACAACCGGCACTGGTAATCTTATCTGACTACGCTAAAGGCCTACTAACAGAACAAGTGTGTCAATCCGTCATCCATTATGGTCGGGAGCACCACATCCCGGTGCTAGTTGATCCCAAAGGGCGTAACTATGACAAGTATCGTGGTGCAACCGCGCTCACGCCCAACAAAAAAGAAACGGCCGAAGCCTGTGATACACACACTGCGGATGCCACACTCATCGACAAAGCCAGTGCACTGAAAACCGGGCTTGCCTTAGACTTTTTGGCCGTGACACGCGGAGAAGAAGGCATCACACTGATTACTGACAATACCGAGCATCTCGGCGCGACCGCCAAGCAGGTGTTCGATGTATCAGGCGCTGGGGATACTGTCATCGCGACCCTAGCGGCGGGCTTGATCCATGGCCTCAGCCCTCTCGACAGTTTGTCTCTCGCCAATATTGCTGCGGGCGTCGTGGTGGGCAAAGTGGGCACGGTTCCCATCACCAAAGCCGATTTGATGGATGCGATTGCCAGCGCGCAAGGTAGCCAACAAGCGCATAAAATCAGCGACCTGCCTGCCTTAATGCAAAAAGTCGCCAGTTGGAAACAGCAAGGTCAAAAAATTGTGTTCACAAACGGTTGCTTTGATTTGTTGCACGCCGGGCATGTCAGTTATCTCGAAGGCGCCAAACAGCGCGGTGATAAATTGATTTTAGGCTTAAACACCGACCGTTCAGTGTCTGCCCTCAAAGGCCCCACCCGACCGGTGGTCAACGAGCAGGACCGCGCGCGCGTATTGGCTGCATTAGAGTCGATTGACGCAGTGATTTTGTTTGACGAGGATACGCCGCTGGCCCTGATTCAAGCCATTCAACCCAATGTGATTGCTAAAGGCAGTGACTACAGCGCTGAGCAGGTCGTCGGCGGCAAAGAGGTGTTGTCTTGGGGAGGCGAAATTGCCTTGATCGACCTGGTGGAAGGTCGTAGTACGACAAATCTAATCAAAAAAATGCACGCATGA
- the waaF gene encoding lipopolysaccharide heptosyltransferase II — translation MSKILVMGPSWVGDMVLAQSLFKQLKIVQPQCQITVAAPAWTLPLLARMPEVSHAIALPFKHGELALRARFKFGRALANEGFTQAILLTNSLKSAILPWAAKIPVRTGFKGEMRYGLVNDMRPLNKTVLKKTVERFVTLGLPKQAILPSSLPQPALITDPAQAHRLLTTFNIAHSAQPILGLCPGAEYGEAKRWPAEYYAEVANAALQQGWQVWLFGSEKDKPVTASIQDNTQHQCLDLAGNTKLGEAIDLMSLCHTVISNDSGLMHVAAALDKKLIAIYGSSDPKHTPPMHPQAVIQYLGLECSPCFERVCPLGHLNCMKQLLPIEIKLHLSK, via the coding sequence ATGAGCAAAATACTGGTGATGGGCCCGTCATGGGTTGGCGACATGGTGTTGGCACAAAGTCTGTTCAAACAGCTTAAAATTGTACAGCCGCAATGCCAAATTACCGTGGCAGCACCCGCTTGGACTTTACCCCTGCTCGCGCGGATGCCGGAGGTATCGCACGCGATCGCCCTGCCATTTAAACATGGGGAGTTAGCACTGCGTGCACGCTTTAAATTTGGCCGCGCATTGGCAAACGAAGGCTTTACCCAAGCCATTTTACTCACCAATAGTCTTAAATCGGCGATACTGCCATGGGCCGCAAAAATACCGGTCCGCACTGGCTTTAAAGGTGAAATGCGCTACGGGTTGGTCAACGACATGCGCCCGCTTAATAAAACGGTACTAAAAAAAACCGTCGAACGTTTTGTCACACTAGGCCTACCCAAACAAGCGATACTGCCCAGCTCATTACCGCAACCTGCATTAATCACAGATCCCGCTCAAGCGCATCGTTTATTGACAACCTTTAATATAGCGCATTCGGCGCAGCCCATATTGGGGCTATGTCCGGGCGCTGAATATGGCGAAGCCAAACGCTGGCCGGCAGAATATTATGCCGAAGTTGCCAATGCTGCCCTACAGCAAGGCTGGCAAGTTTGGCTGTTTGGCTCCGAGAAGGACAAACCGGTCACCGCCAGCATCCAGGACAACACGCAACACCAATGCTTAGATCTTGCAGGCAATACCAAACTTGGCGAGGCGATTGATTTAATGTCGCTCTGTCACACCGTGATCAGCAACGACTCTGGCCTCATGCATGTCGCAGCAGCGCTCGATAAAAAGTTGATTGCCATTTATGGCTCCTCAGATCCCAAACATACGCCGCCCATGCATCCGCAGGCGGTCATCCAATACCTTGGGCTCGAATGCAGCCCTTGCTTTGAGCGGGTGTGTCCTTTGGGCCATTTGAATTGTATGAAACAATTGCTGCCGATAGAAATAAAGCTGCATCTCTCAAAATGA
- a CDS encoding CatB-related O-acetyltransferase: MWFKELLSAYRENRKVKKLLNKPYRSQQRFKRLYPRYQIGPHTYGTPSVKNPHPAANLSIGDYCSIANNVKIYLGGIHRTDWVTSYPFSSYFSEANGIQDTYLTKGDVLIGNDVWICANAVILSGVTIGDGAVVANSAVVTKDVPPYAVVAGNPAKVIKTRFDEATIQWLLTVKWWSWSEDEVKRVIPLLCSHDIAAFKAYCETNIQSS; the protein is encoded by the coding sequence ATGTGGTTTAAGGAACTGTTATCTGCTTATCGCGAAAATAGAAAAGTCAAAAAGCTTCTGAATAAACCCTATCGGTCGCAACAGAGATTTAAAAGGCTTTATCCTCGTTATCAGATTGGTCCACATACATATGGCACGCCATCTGTAAAAAATCCGCATCCTGCTGCCAATCTATCGATCGGCGATTATTGCTCGATAGCCAATAATGTCAAGATTTACCTGGGTGGAATACATAGAACGGACTGGGTGACTAGTTACCCTTTCTCATCATATTTTTCTGAAGCGAATGGCATTCAAGATACTTACCTGACCAAGGGAGATGTTCTTATCGGTAACGATGTCTGGATATGTGCTAATGCAGTCATTTTGTCCGGTGTAACGATAGGGGATGGCGCTGTTGTTGCTAATAGTGCGGTCGTTACTAAAGATGTACCACCTTACGCAGTGGTTGCAGGTAATCCTGCAAAAGTCATTAAGACTCGCTTTGATGAGGCAACCATACAATGGTTGCTCACGGTAAAATGGTGGTCATGGTCTGAAGATGAGGTAAAACGAGTTATACCGTTGCTTTGCAGTCATGATATTGCGGCCTTCAAAGCATATTGCGAGACTAACATTCAGTCCTCTTAA
- a CDS encoding glycosyltransferase family 2 protein has protein sequence MILQPEVSILIVNYHTVPELKRCLQSLAAQQSVTLEVIIVDNSVDKNEQNELQNLSDRHVKCLFSDKNLGFGRANNLAASHATAELLLILNPDTYLQSETLLRRYIDRFQAGGEAMLAPLLVESEKGKLVYPRYSYPAQKLCKKTDFSILAGNVAWVLGACMMMRRDDYLRIGGFDSDYFMYGEDADICWRIRADLGAVGFDETLAVHHVGGASEKLAISLAKWMRKRQGQYLFFSKHYHVTDVQRIALRQRVRASMKLAINAILNACLGPSNQRIDDDARATATITVTAEMLAPMIKR, from the coding sequence GTGATTTTGCAGCCTGAAGTTTCTATACTCATCGTTAATTATCATACAGTGCCAGAATTGAAGCGTTGCCTTCAATCTTTGGCGGCTCAACAGAGCGTGACTCTTGAGGTAATCATTGTTGATAATTCTGTTGATAAAAACGAGCAGAATGAGCTACAGAATCTGTCTGATCGCCATGTTAAATGTCTTTTCAGTGACAAAAACTTAGGTTTTGGCCGGGCCAATAATCTAGCAGCCAGTCATGCGACTGCTGAATTATTGCTGATACTTAATCCTGATACTTATCTGCAGAGTGAGACGCTGCTGAGACGTTATATAGACCGTTTTCAGGCCGGCGGGGAGGCGATGCTCGCGCCATTATTAGTAGAGTCTGAAAAAGGTAAATTGGTGTACCCGCGCTACAGCTATCCTGCACAAAAACTGTGCAAAAAAACTGACTTTTCAATATTGGCAGGAAACGTTGCCTGGGTGTTGGGCGCATGCATGATGATGCGTCGTGATGATTACTTGCGTATTGGTGGTTTTGACAGTGATTACTTTATGTATGGTGAGGATGCTGACATATGTTGGCGTATTCGAGCTGATTTAGGCGCAGTCGGATTTGACGAAACTTTAGCCGTTCATCATGTGGGTGGCGCTAGCGAAAAACTTGCCATCAGCTTAGCGAAATGGATGCGCAAACGGCAGGGGCAGTATTTGTTTTTCAGTAAGCACTATCATGTAACCGATGTGCAACGTATAGCATTGAGGCAACGGGTACGAGCGAGCATGAAGCTTGCCATTAATGCAATATTGAATGCATGTTTAGGTCCATCTAATCAGCGCATAGATGATGATGCGCGTGCAACGGCTACAATTACAGTGACCGCTGAGATGCTTGCGCCAATGATCAAACGCTAG
- the rfaP gene encoding lipopolysaccharide core heptose(I) kinase RfaP, whose amino-acid sequence MINLCSQSPSFVHLEADFRPKLTHFDEWMALQGKIFRSVKDRQTHQLMLDGQSIFIKKHYGVGWAEILKNLLSLKWPILGARNEWQAINKLNEIGIATTPLLAYGERGSNPAHRQSFVVTRDLGDIVTLETLCASWPIRQPSPTFKRKLILKVAELAYRFHANGMWHRDFYLCHFALQSSSLHTQDLRLHLMDLHRVEIYNQLPMRRRLKDLAGLYFSALHIGLTRRDVLRFLKVYFQMPLRQVLKQHSFLQMVAHRAKQLDKKFQRKSQAGVAM is encoded by the coding sequence ATGATTAACTTATGCTCCCAATCACCTTCATTTGTGCATCTTGAGGCGGACTTTAGGCCCAAGCTGACTCATTTTGATGAATGGATGGCCTTGCAAGGTAAGATATTTCGGTCAGTAAAAGATCGACAGACCCATCAGCTCATGCTGGATGGTCAGTCTATTTTTATCAAAAAACATTACGGCGTAGGCTGGGCTGAAATTCTCAAAAACCTATTAAGCCTCAAATGGCCCATATTAGGCGCTCGCAATGAATGGCAAGCCATCAATAAGTTAAACGAAATTGGCATTGCCACGACGCCTTTGCTGGCTTATGGCGAACGTGGCTCAAATCCTGCCCATAGACAGTCCTTTGTGGTGACACGTGACTTGGGCGACATCGTCACACTGGAAACTTTGTGTGCATCTTGGCCGATACGTCAACCGTCGCCAACTTTCAAGCGAAAGCTCATTTTAAAAGTCGCGGAGCTTGCCTATCGCTTTCATGCCAATGGCATGTGGCATCGTGATTTTTATCTCTGCCATTTCGCATTGCAAAGCAGTTCACTGCATACACAGGATCTGCGCTTACACTTAATGGACTTGCATCGCGTTGAAATTTACAATCAGCTACCTATGCGTAGGCGATTGAAAGATCTGGCAGGGCTGTATTTTTCTGCGCTGCACATTGGCCTGACTAGGCGGGATGTACTACGATTTCTTAAGGTCTACTTTCAGATGCCATTGAGGCAGGTATTGAAACAACATTCATTCTTGCAAATGGTCGCTCACCGCGCCAAACAGCTAGATAAAAAGTTCCAGCGCAAATCGCAAGCTGGCGTCGCTATGTGA
- a CDS encoding protein kinase family protein, with protein sequence MNPSIHANFRLFLLLTFLHMLWITSGFFAEGVAAALLTTLVFFCCLMRIKGQEFLEVSPRQIVKVMFEQHNYLIKYHQVSGWLDIIKNWMTLKRKVVSALREMRPFVMPEDHRNIIRMEGL encoded by the coding sequence ATGAACCCTTCTATCCACGCCAATTTTCGGCTATTTCTGTTACTCACTTTTCTGCATATGTTGTGGATCACCTCGGGCTTCTTTGCCGAGGGTGTCGCGGCGGCTTTATTGACCACCTTAGTATTCTTTTGTTGTTTGATGCGGATTAAGGGGCAGGAGTTTCTCGAAGTGTCGCCCAGACAAATCGTCAAGGTGATGTTCGAGCAACACAATTATCTTATCAAATACCATCAAGTCTCAGGTTGGCTGGATATCATTAAAAACTGGATGACCTTGAAGCGGAAAGTAGTGAGTGCATTGAGAGAAATGCGCCCATTTGTTATGCCTGAAGACCACCGTAATATTATAAGGATGGAGGGTTTATGA
- a CDS encoding HAD family hydrolase produces the protein MSQRPDLSPYKTIVLDCDGVVLNSNQTKVDAYYNTAKQMGGTDAQAQAFVDYHLKLGSIPRNDKIRYYITEIIKQPLTPDLFQAFMDTFTVILDETLMQCEVAPALMDLKRETAQAKWMLMSGGDQAELRQILPRRGLDNLFELGIYGGPTKKNAHLATMIADGTIAFPALFIGDSRFDHQASTGAGLDFIFVADWTDMADWKAYCKKHQVTVCHHLELRPYLFAST, from the coding sequence ATGTCCCAGCGCCCAGACCTTTCGCCCTACAAAACCATTGTGCTTGATTGCGATGGGGTTGTTTTGAATAGTAATCAGACCAAGGTCGATGCCTATTACAATACCGCTAAACAGATGGGTGGCACTGACGCACAGGCGCAAGCCTTTGTCGATTACCACCTTAAATTAGGCAGTATCCCGCGTAACGACAAAATCCGCTATTACATCACTGAAATTATTAAACAGCCGCTCACGCCTGACTTGTTTCAGGCGTTTATGGATACGTTTACCGTCATTCTCGATGAGACTTTAATGCAGTGCGAGGTGGCGCCGGCGTTGATGGATTTAAAGCGCGAAACAGCGCAAGCCAAGTGGATGCTGATGTCTGGGGGAGATCAGGCCGAACTGCGGCAGATTCTTCCGCGCCGTGGCCTAGATAATTTGTTTGAATTGGGCATCTATGGTGGCCCCACCAAGAAGAATGCGCATTTGGCAACCATGATTGCGGACGGTACCATTGCTTTTCCAGCGTTGTTTATTGGCGACAGCCGTTTTGATCATCAAGCTTCCACCGGCGCAGGGCTTGATTTCATTTTTGTCGCCGACTGGACAGATATGGCTGACTGGAAAGCTTATTGTAAGAAACACCAAGTCACTGTGTGTCATCATCTTGAATTGCGCCCATACCTTTTCGCTTCAACCTGA
- the eda gene encoding bifunctional 4-hydroxy-2-oxoglutarate aldolase/2-dehydro-3-deoxy-phosphogluconate aldolase: MSTLELAKHGPVIPVIVINKVEDAVPMAEALLEGGVKVLEVTLRSPVALQAMEQIAKHVPDAILGSGTVRNLKDAKASKDVGCQFAVSPGYTSELGRYAREIGLPLLPGVSTGSEIMMANADDYYFLKLFPAVAVGGINLLKGFAGPFADVKFCPTGGVSVESAPQFLALPNVVVCGGTWLTPADAVANKDWAHITKLAKEASAIVAAK; this comes from the coding sequence ATGAGTACATTAGAATTAGCTAAACACGGTCCCGTCATTCCGGTGATTGTTATCAACAAAGTGGAGGATGCTGTGCCAATGGCGGAAGCACTCCTTGAGGGCGGCGTCAAAGTGCTAGAAGTCACCTTACGTTCTCCAGTGGCATTGCAAGCAATGGAACAAATCGCCAAACACGTGCCAGACGCGATTTTGGGTTCTGGCACAGTGCGCAATTTGAAAGATGCCAAAGCGTCTAAAGACGTGGGTTGCCAATTTGCAGTGAGCCCTGGCTATACCAGCGAATTGGGTCGTTATGCACGCGAAATTGGTTTGCCCTTGTTGCCAGGGGTGTCTACTGGTTCAGAAATCATGATGGCCAATGCGGATGATTACTACTTTTTGAAACTGTTTCCAGCCGTTGCCGTAGGTGGAATCAATTTATTGAAAGGCTTTGCTGGTCCGTTTGCGGATGTAAAGTTCTGCCCAACAGGTGGCGTGAGTGTTGAAAGCGCACCGCAGTTTTTGGCTTTGCCAAACGTGGTGGTGTGTGGTGGCACATGGTTAACGCCAGCGGATGCAGTGGCCAATAAAGATTGGGCGCACATCACCAAGTTAGCCAAAGAGGCGTCAGCGATTGTAGCGGCTAAATAA
- the edd gene encoding phosphogluconate dehydratase: protein MKQSHIEVTERIIERSRPTRKAYLQRIDDYLNREKGPDRLGCANVAHAFAAMPQNDKFKIYAEKPTHVGIVTAYNEMLSAHQPYVNYPDIIRDEARKHGATVQVAGGVPAMCDGITQGEPGMELSLFSRDTIAMSTAVALSHDVFDAALLLGVCDKIVPGLLIGALHFGHLPCVFVPAGPMSTGIDNTSKSKVREKYAQGLCDREELLASESAAYHGAGTCTFYGTANSNQMLLEAMGLHVPGAAFIHPHDGMREDLTREAVRLVLQNARKDKFVPIGRLVDEHVIVNAMVALLATGGSTNHLIHWVAVARAAGIVIDWTDFHYLAKSTPLLASVYPNGKADVNEFQEAGGPGFVIRELIEGGYMYPDVFTVSGGGMRDYGKKPEKKDDQLIWSDYPAESGDETIVRTAAHPFNESGGLRLLKGNLGRSVIKISAVPEDRHIIEAPAIVFDAQEELLAAFDRGELERDFIAVVRFQGPKANGMPELHKLTPPLAVLQNKGFRVAIVTDGRMSGASGKIPAAIHLSPEASAGGAISKIRNGDIIRLNGTVGQLNVLVDEDTWAEREAEALSDAKRHQNSHGLGRELFGGMRRNVLSAEEGAVTWL from the coding sequence ATGAAACAATCTCACATTGAAGTAACCGAACGTATCATCGAGCGTAGCCGTCCGACCCGCAAGGCGTATTTGCAACGTATTGATGATTACCTGAACCGTGAAAAGGGCCCGGATCGCTTGGGCTGTGCCAACGTGGCACACGCTTTTGCTGCCATGCCGCAAAATGACAAGTTCAAAATTTACGCTGAAAAGCCCACCCACGTCGGTATTGTCACCGCTTACAACGAAATGTTGTCTGCGCATCAGCCTTACGTGAATTATCCCGATATTATTCGTGATGAAGCGCGCAAGCATGGCGCTACCGTGCAGGTGGCCGGCGGCGTACCCGCGATGTGCGATGGCATTACGCAGGGTGAGCCAGGCATGGAATTGAGTCTGTTCAGTCGCGATACCATTGCCATGAGTACCGCGGTGGCATTGTCGCATGACGTGTTTGATGCCGCTTTGTTGCTGGGCGTTTGTGACAAAATTGTGCCTGGCCTGTTGATCGGTGCACTCCATTTTGGTCATTTGCCTTGTGTGTTCGTGCCAGCAGGGCCGATGAGCACCGGTATTGATAACACCTCTAAGTCAAAAGTCCGCGAGAAATATGCGCAAGGGCTGTGTGATCGTGAAGAATTGCTGGCGAGTGAGTCAGCTGCTTATCACGGGGCAGGCACTTGTACATTCTATGGCACGGCCAATAGTAATCAGATGTTGCTCGAAGCGATGGGCCTGCATGTGCCTGGGGCTGCCTTTATCCATCCGCATGATGGTATGCGTGAAGATTTAACCCGCGAGGCGGTGCGTCTGGTGCTGCAAAACGCCAGAAAAGATAAGTTTGTGCCGATTGGCCGTCTGGTGGACGAACACGTGATTGTCAACGCGATGGTGGCCTTGCTGGCCACTGGCGGCTCGACCAATCACCTGATTCATTGGGTCGCGGTTGCGCGGGCAGCCGGTATTGTGATCGACTGGACGGATTTCCATTATCTGGCCAAATCCACCCCGTTGTTGGCGAGTGTTTATCCAAACGGTAAAGCCGATGTCAACGAGTTTCAAGAGGCGGGTGGCCCGGGTTTTGTGATCCGCGAACTCATTGAAGGTGGTTATATGTATCCAGATGTCTTCACTGTCAGTGGTGGTGGCATGCGTGATTATGGTAAAAAGCCTGAGAAAAAAGACGATCAACTGATCTGGTCCGATTATCCTGCCGAGAGCGGTGATGAGACGATTGTGCGCACTGCAGCGCATCCGTTCAATGAGTCGGGTGGTTTGCGTTTGTTAAAAGGCAACCTTGGCCGCAGCGTGATTAAGATTTCTGCAGTGCCTGAGGACCGCCATATCATTGAAGCGCCGGCCATTGTGTTTGATGCGCAAGAAGAGTTACTGGCGGCGTTTGATCGCGGTGAACTCGAAAGAGACTTCATTGCCGTGGTTCGTTTCCAAGGGCCAAAAGCCAACGGTATGCCTGAGTTGCACAAACTCACGCCGCCGCTTGCCGTGCTGCAAAACAAAGGGTTCCGCGTGGCCATCGTTACCGATGGCCGTATGAGTGGCGCTTCTGGCAAAATTCCTGCCGCCATTCATTTAAGCCCTGAAGCCAGCGCGGGCGGTGCGATTTCGAAAATTCGCAATGGCGATATCATTCGTCTCAACGGCACCGTTGGGCAGTTGAATGTCTTGGTGGACGAAGATACCTGGGCGGAGCGTGAAGCCGAAGCACTGAGCGATGCGAAGCGTCATCAAAACTCCCATGGTTTGGGCCGTGAGTTGTTTGGTGGCATGCGCCGCAACGTATTATCAGCCGAAGAGGGTGCAGTGACTTGGTTGTAA